The DNA region CAACATCGCTAACAGGACAAACACATGAACAACATCAAGATAGGTATGAGATCTGAAATTTAGTTAGAACCAATATAAAAGCTACCATATGTATTAGTATGCATCCTGTCTGGGTGCTGCCTTGACTTGAAAACAGCTTGTTATAACGTCCAGACAAGTGTGTATAAAATAAGGATGAAATATGGCTTCCAAAGTGCTAACATTACAtgatttttttctctgtttGCAACCTCTCCTATTCTGCAGGCACAAGGCAATTCAGGATTTTGATTCATCAATTAGATTTACATCACGAAATCTAGTTCCAGAGGAgatgtttttccttttgcttcATCAATATTGTAATCGCAGAATGGTTGTTTAATCAACCGAATATGGCTATTGGCTTCTGTAATTGCtactttaactataaaaatatctaTTGTGGTGTCACTCTTATCTGCTCTGGAGGTAAAATATTCTGTAATTTGTTGTGTTTGCTAACAACCATTGAATTTGGCCCGGAactgaaaataaattaagtaGTCCCAGTTTGAAGATCTAAACATTACATGCTGCATAGCTGGTGTCAGGGGGCTCTGTTTTTTCCCCTGCGTTTGGTTTGCGGTGTTTTGTGGAAGGGAGTGGCAATTGTTGAATGTGGTCGGTTCAATGGTTGGCATACTATGATGATGCTATTagaactttatttattaattttggtgaaatatttattgaatgtgatatatttgttatttattaaaggGTAAAAAGTATGTGAAAAAAGTTCCGAATATTATCAGAGGATAAAGTTGTTCGAATTGACTATTGGTAcagaaatttatattaattgaatattattaaacaaaaaattaatttttgtattatattacattaaattaacggataaaataataattaatgaataaataacatatcaacccatataaattttagtttatttcatTGAGTTACATACCATTGCTTGTTACCACTAAAACTTTCCCACCATATAATTTTGAAGTCAActgaaaattagggttttgacacCTAATTGATCCAAGCAAACCACGTTGGCAATGTGATTAATTTTAATCCTATCCCATTTGTATACTAATTGAAAAAGATGTGCACTTTCAAATCAATCAAGTGAATTTCATTCATTTAATGGGAGGAGGGTTTGTCTTTGTACTTTCATATTACAGTTGGATTCAGCTTAATCCACAAATTGTTCATATGATTCGGTTAGATGTGCCTTTTTTAGCAAAACTAAAGACCTCCAACCCAAGTATGTCTCTCCTTTTgagtcttcctcttcttcacCACATGCCCTCGCTCTTCCGCAGCCACATAATCACAACTTCATTATAATCACATATTATGGAAGAGTCTAAATATTAGTGAATtgattcaataaatatatatatatatatatatatatatatatatatatatatatatatattgtatacttaatttagatatacagataatatatcattatgtgattagatgattttaaattaaatataaaataatatctaatcatatgatgacataatatctatatactcaaattatatacaaaaaaatatgtacacataatattactcgaattgaattataaaaaagatatgTCATTCTTATAAATTGAAcactcttttaatttaaaaaaaaaatctataaaacgATTCATTAGCATGTtacattaaaacaatttttattttgtggggaaaaaaaaatctataaagaGTTCATATGGCTTTTTTAAAAACAAGAGCCGAAATTTGTAGTTGCATGGGGGTGGGAAGATTAACGAAGAAGACaatgtatttaaattagattagatTAGTGGCTATGACTCAAGTAGTTAGGGATAAGTCTATTCTTATTAGGGGTTTTGATCATTTAAGTTAAACCAATCAAAccgattttattttttaatttatttgtactttagttttaagtattttgtGAAAGAAGGTTTTTTaaacctaattaaatattattttaattatgattatatatattattttgtgcattaatcaatatataataaagttataGGGGAACATTTTATTTACGGAGGTAATTAGTAGGTGAGATatgtttagataattttgaattaaaaattaaataatatttaatcatataataacatatcatgtatatgcttaaattatatatttaaaataggtatatataacattattcaaattCACATGGACTATAAATTTTAATCGCAGTTTACATGGTTTTATTGATCTTTAAAagaaagccaaaagacttattcccacttaaggtACAGTGAAATCTCAAATGCACActcattaacttttaaaaatctaaacatccaTTTATCAccaaatttttgtcaaattttttgttaggattaagggtaaaatcgttattttattagtaatattaaaaaaattataattttatcttattttctcttaagttttgaaaactaacaatttcacctcaCTTTCAAAACTTTTCCAGTTTAGAAAAGTAGCTCCCCCCAATCCCTAGGTTTCTTCCTTCCCTCTCTAGCGACGAAAGTAGCTAAGAGGAGGCGGTGACAAATGTCTTTTTATCTTCATACCTTCATTGTCATCTAAGAAGAGAAGGAGATCGTCTCCATCTCTTCTTAGACggagatgaagacgaagagaCATTCGTCGTCATCTCCTCTCAGCTACTGTCGTAGCTAGATGGTCATTGGAGAGGGAGGGAAGAAACGTTAAGATTTGGGGtagaaaaactatttttcaaaactgaaaaggtttaaaaaatgagtgaaattgttagtttaaaAACATAGgagaaaattgaataaaattatattttttttagtattactgataaaataatgattttacctttaactctaataaGAAATTCTAATAATAGTTAGGtaataagtgaatatttgagtttttgaaaattaacaggAATGTGTTTAGGATTTTACTATGTcattggtgggaataagtcttttggccttaaaagaaatataaaaataacaaaaataataaaaaataaaactaaaaaaatataattataattaatatttaatattagtttaagatattttcacaattttaataaaaaaaattatgatagatttgtaattgatatttatattaagtataaaaagtagtttttgaatttcacaataagaataaactaataatttacaaTGGAATCAAACAGTTAATActaacaaaattgatagatatatacaacaataaatttttaaaacttaaatatggtaaattgttattttatcaaagaTTGGGtggaaaactatcattttacccgtcacacacacatacaaaataatattatgtgtataaataataatgtattattatatgattatatattattttatttttaattttcaattgaaattattaatttatcaaaaattaggGGGAATCTATCGTTTCACCcatcacacacaaaaaaaatatatatattatgtgtacaaaaaacaatatattatctttaatttttaattattcaatcatatgatatatcgttatttttacacaaaattatatatatatatatataattatattttatttaatttcaagtcACAGGATCATCATCAAAAGTCATTTTAGTTTCCTTTACAATTTGGCCTGCTTTTATTGTTattaccataatttttttattacaatctacataattttaaattaatttaagacATTTACTTAAGTAAATGATAATCGTTGGATCAAAATACTAGCTGGCTCGGAGAAACGTACAACATTCTGCTTGGAAATACGGAGCAGCTTTGAAGCCCCCCCTGCATTTTATGAAGTTATTCTCAGCTCAAAGCAGATACATTTcgattttctcttattttaacaattatatttttggttttaatatttCGTCTTTAACTCATTTtcgtatttatatttataactgCATGTGTTTGTGTTGCGTGGGACGTAAAGAAAAGGGCACATAGAGATGGAGTAGTATTAACCCTAATAAATAATACATGATAATAATGCCATGCAAACATGCATAAAAGTTTATCATCCATCCATGCATCGTCATTACAATGATAATTAGGTACCAGAAACCTGTTTTCCACAGTGGATTAGCAAGTTAATTAGTGTTAATAATCATCTTACACTTTCTCTATAAATACTAGAGCTACCCATTATCTCATCAtccttttccttctttctctttccctttctttttctctttctttctctctgaaaaaataatagaaaaaggATGGATAAAACACCGTGTAACTCTGAAGAAGGTGAAGTGAGAAAAGGGCCATGGACCATGGAAGAGGACTTGATTCTGATCAACTATATTGCTAACCATGGCGAAGGCGTGTGGAACTCTCTTGCTAAAGCAGCCGGTAACCTGTTTTTTTCACAACCAAGATAAAACTTGGAAAGCTTATCACGCAAGAAACTAATGATTACcttttgtttttgataattttaattggtATTATCAGAGGCTATCTTATTCTGATTACCTTTGCAGGCCTGAAACGTACTGGAAAAAGCTGCCGGCTCCGGTGGCTGAACTATCTTCGACCGGATGTGAAGAGAGGAAATATCACGCCAGAGGAACAGCTCTTGATAATGGAACTTCATGCTAAGTGGGGAAACAGGTACTTTACACTTTGTGATAATTTTAGATATAGAGAGTTCTTTTCAAGGAAATAATATATAGCCTTAGTCtcagtttttaatattattttgattgaaaagtaACTTCACAGACTCCCTATTTTTACATCCTCTCTGAGCAGTCcatgaaagagagagaatttcTGTTAAGCAAACCTAGCCACAGAAACTGGCCATTATTTGCACATGGGGTTTTCGAAACCAAAGCCAGCACAGCAATAATCCTTCCACAAGACAActttttaatgaatattaataggTACAAAAAAGAAATCCTGGatttttttggattattttgaataatatgtttaattataatcCCCAACATAATAACAAGAGTATGTTAAAAACTTTGCCGTAAAAGGTGAAATGCTTTTCCTTTCAGCCTCTGTATCTCTTATTTAAACGGGTGTTAGATGGTGAAGCTGAGGCTACGTATCATCATTTTCATTGGTGCTATCCTCCATGTAGATTCATCCCCATTGATCCATCAAAACCTCACTAAAGGTgcccaaaatttattttttctctttcaaattaAATCCCCATTTAAgtaataattaagttttgaaacatGAAAATAATTTCGCAAATTAAGTTGTAAGGCATGGGCCTAGAATACGCATGAGACAAAAATGACTCGATAATGAGACGTATAACTACATAAAGGTTAAGATGCATGAAATATTTTATGGCTCCTAGCTATGCATATCTATTTTCTGGTCTTTCTCAGAGAGATTATTCAcagttttttctttatataaactGATTATTTTCGATTTTCCtatgaataatatttgataCGGTGACTTTTCACTATAATAGCAAAAGTTGCATTGCtctaaaaaacttaaataaaattgtggTCTAGATATTTTCTCCTAtggaaaaatacaaaatttttcatagagatagtaataaatttaatgattttggaTGGATTCGAATGTTTTGGATACCTTATACTTCATCCAGCCATCAAGACACAGATTGGTGATAAAGCAAAGCTTTCTATTTTAAGGTGAACCCATTTAAAATACATCACATGTAAAAGAGAAAGGCTCTTTCTTTAGTTTGAAGCAGACACATTCCACATTATGACAAAACTTCTACTGAAAACAATTAAGTGGTCAATAGATGattgactatatatataaatgaaaaaacaactaaattgATTTCCAAATATCAATCTCTTGTTGTGTCGAATAGGCTTGATTCGATGCTTTTGTTAAACTAATTATCATAATTAGTAAGTTTAATCGATAATTATGCTTAAGCCAATCGGATTTTGATATAGGTGGTCAAAGATTGCGAAGCATTTACCTGGAAGGACAGacaatgaaataaagaatttttggAGAACTAGAATCCAGAAGCATATGAAGCAAGCAGAAACTTTTTCTGCACAAAGTTCAGAGGCAAACGAGCAGGCGAGTTCAAGCCAAATGTCATACACAATGGACACTTATTCCCCATCTACATACCCACCAAATATGCAGGACCATCAGGCTTT from Mangifera indica cultivar Alphonso chromosome 8, CATAS_Mindica_2.1, whole genome shotgun sequence includes:
- the LOC123222703 gene encoding MYB-like transcription factor EOBII — its product is MDKTPCNSEEGEVRKGPWTMEEDLILINYIANHGEGVWNSLAKAAGLKRTGKSCRLRWLNYLRPDVKRGNITPEEQLLIMELHAKWGNRWSKIAKHLPGRTDNEIKNFWRTRIQKHMKQAETFSAQSSEANEQASSSQMSYTMDTYSPSTYPPNMQDHQAFPMAPLPAEVNENYWSMEDLWLLNSD